The genomic segment TGGCGGAGGCAACTCTCCAGAAATTCATAGAACGGACGTTCTCCAGATTGACCGTGGTTGGCCATGTCACGGATAACCTGAATAATCGAAACTAAAGCTAAATAACGCAAATATTTTCATCCACATATCAAATGATCAAACAGACGAGAGGAGTAACCTGGCTGGTGTAACGTATCAAAAGACACTGAGCCAAAGGAGAGCGGACAGATCCCCTGGTCAAGCCACCAACCAACTTGCTAACAGCCAAGCGATCATTTTGGCGTATCTGAACATGAAAATTGATTTTCAACAACTATTAGATTAACTCTCACTACCTTTATAAATAAAGAGGGAGAGCATATTATGTTGGCATTATTTTTGTAACAGCAGCGATACATATCATTTGCTAACTAGTACAACTTCAAGTTTAGGCACATAATATGTTGGCCTTCCAACCTAAAAAGTTACATATGCTAGAATCAGCAGTATCAGAGACAGACTTCAGGCACAGATTGAACctcacaaagaaaataaagttgcTGGAAATGATCATGATAAATAGTTATGATGCCGATACATAAAACTTATTGTGTGTGTTTCTAGTTCAATAATCATAGTAACCTCTCTATTTTCATGATACTTCTTCTCAGCGgctatttaattaaacaaagagcagaaacataaaccaaatttgACTTCGTTAATACCAATGCAAGAAACTAACCTGATGGAGCAAAGCTAAGGCATGAAACTGAACAAGGGCTGATCTGGATTGAATACCTTCTTGAACTTCATTGCTCCATCTTTTAACAATTTCTGGGTTTGTCTGTAAGAGACAATATAAGAATATAAGCATAACATCACAAATCAGAAACAACCTAATAATAGTTTTGGGGTGTAAAAGGTACCCTTAGCAAGTGAAGCCCACTGACTAAAGCTGCACTAGAAACAACGGGATTCTTATCCACAATGGCTTGTTTCAAGTATCGCTCAATTTGAGTGAGAAGCGTTCCGTCAATGATCCGGCAGAGGACACGGATAGCATTAGCTCGATACATATCAATTTTACTGTTCATGTCCTTCATCAAGGAGCTTGTTACAATGATAACCTatgggtgaaaaaaaaaacaaacaacatatctTAAGATTAAACCTACAAACAAGCGCCATGATTTTTCgtattaaaatttttagtaaGATTTGCAAACCTCATCCGATGATGGAGATAACTCCTTAATGATCAAGTAGACCATTCTCCTCAAACCAGTGTCTTTCGACTGGAAAAGCTTTGTAACTGAAAAGAAAACTTCCGTTGCTTCGACCTGCATAAGAAAACAGAATGAAAACTTGTCAATTCACACCCATATCAAACAAACAACCATCGGGAAGGGATAAGAAGGGTCAGGGACACTAACCTTGGTGAATGACTCCCCTTGGTTAAGCAAATAAAGAAGTTTGGTGATGACCTGAGAGCATCTTCTAGGATCAACCTGAGCGTCATTAAAGACTCTAGCCTCTTGAAGTACAGCTCCCTTCTCAATTCCCATGAATGGAGAATACTCCACTGATCCAATATTGTaaataagcaaaaaataaaacaattaaaaacaggGATCGttgatcaaaactaaaaaatgtatgtaattATCACAAAACACACAACAGTCTGGGTGGGTACTCGAGATTGTAGATCTACGCAACCAATAATCACAAATACACCGACTGTGCAAAATCATATATCGAAACGAACAGATCTAGAAGCTTAATATCTGGATCTAAAacttcataaaccaaaaaaattcgaaacaaaagaatcaattgAAATTATAAGGGAATTAAGCATACACTCATCGTCGTGATCATCGTCTTTCTTCACGAGAGGTTGCGCCATTGCTGATCTCCCTTTAGAATTACTCCGTCACTCAGATCTCGCTTTTGCAACCTTTTAGCTACACTCAAAATGcgggagaagaaagaaagatctcTATAAATGTTTTGAGTCCCAcccaggagaagaagaagaagaagaagaactcagaaACTGTgggatcgagagagagagagatgagagaagaCAACTTTTTCGAATCGGCCCATTGGGTCAATTTTTTCATTAATCGATtacccaaaataaaaagattacaaaaaaattattaaattacgtttgtgaattgtgacacTTGTTAttgttaatatgatatttttttgttaaatgtttggattttttaatacaacattgattacataataaaaaccttgattataaaaccataattaacGTGGTAATGGTGGAATAAGGCtttgtactatatataaatttcaacaaaaccaaactaatctCTCTGGTCAAATATCACACTCCTAATAACATCATAATTCAAACTGTCAAAACTTTGACGCAGAATGAAGAAAacattgtaaaaagaaaaagccaaaaggaagagagaagaaagtgaaTATTATGACAAGTGTTTGTGTTAGTGTGTGTTCTTTTTAAAGCTGAGGATTGCGTTTCATTGAACCTCTATTCATGTCTTCACTACTTGAAGTAGACGGATTCAAGCCGTACTCACTTGTTCCACCATATTCACTGCTTTGATACTCTTTGCTCTCTAAagccaatttcttgaattttttcatGTCTGCACTGTACGAGCTAGCGTCATACTCCGAGCTCACGCTTCCTGGGCTCAAGTACGTGCTTTGTCCTGGTCTTGTTCCTTCACTTAGATCCTCCATTGACATATCTCCTTCTAGTGCTCGTACAATctttcattcatatatatatacacatgtttCAAGATTCATTAGTATGGCACATTTTTATCATCAAGATTGTGATTAAAGaagtgttttgagtttttaaacCTGGCTCATCTTAGGACGTCTTCTTGCTGAGTGTCTGATTGCTGCAGCTGCACAAGAAGCCATTCGAGCCATCTCTTGTTGATCGTAGTTTAGCTCTAGACGCAAATCTGCCAATTGGCTGTAGTCTCCATCTTGAGCTGCTTTCAAACACAAAGGCCTTgcctgcaacaacaacaaaatatagtaagattttgtttttgtgttttggagATAAAACAAGTAAAGCGAAGAGGCGGACACGACTTACCCAATCTACCAAACTGTCTTCCATTTCTCCAGTTAGATCAACTGGAGGTCGTCCGGTTATGAGCTCAAGAAGCATTACTCCAAATGAGAAAACATCAGATTTGTCGGATAACTTTCCGCTTGATGCATACTCTGGAGCTAAGTATCTGAAGTTCTCAAAGAAAGATAAATGAAACCGAGTGAATAAGTGCTCTATAAGCAATTGATCACTTAGGAAAGCTCACAAAAGCTATTTACCCGAAAGTTCCCATGACACGAGTGGATACATGAGTATAGTTGTCTTGAGATAGCTTAGCTAATCCAAAATCTGCAACCTGAGTACACAATAGACATCAATACACTTCGACTCAGCTAAGGAACAAAAACAAGGGAAATGAAAGTAGAAGTAGTACTGCAAGAGTCAATATATACCTTGGTTTCAAAACTGAAATCGAGAAGAATGTTTGCAGCTTTGATATCTCTATGGATAATGCGAGGATGACCTACCATTGATGTAAAATATAGAATCTTATATTATCCTAAAGAGAGCGAGATATATAGTAGCTACATCAGTGTGAGATAAATATGCGCTTACAGTCTTCATGCAAATATGCAAGACCTCTAGCTGATCCCAGTGCAATCTTTACTCGTGTAGACCATTCTAAAACAGGACGACCCTTACCTAAAATTTCAATCAAGTTATTGATTAAAGAGAAACCATACTTCAAGGTGTTAATTGAAGCAAGTATTCTGTTAGATGAATGTACCGTGAAGATGGAATTCAAGAGTGTTGTTAGGTATAAACTCATAAACCAAAAGCCTTTGACCACCAGAGATGCAATATCCAACAAGAGAAACGAGATGACGATGATGGACACGGCTAATGATATCAACCTCTGCTTGAAACTCTCGTTCGCCTTGTCCACTTCCAAGTTTAAGACTCTTCACTGCAACTTCTTTGCCACTAGGCAAAACACCTTTATGAACATACCCAAATCCTCCTTGTCCCAGCAAATTTGACTGAGCAAAACCTTCTGTTGCAATAGACAGTTCATCGTATGTGAAAGTGCTTTGGTTGTGACCAAGAGTCGCAGCTTGAGGCGACGGTGTAGCACTTGGACCAGTTAAGTTGGAATTGCCACTGTGAGGACCATACAGAGGTTGCTTTGGTCCCCAATTCCCTCCTCCTTGAGCAGCCATATTTACCACATGATCTTGGGGTGTTCCCTTATAATAACCACCATTACCTACACTAGGCAACATCTCCTTTAGCATCTAACGTCTAACTCTTTTGCACACTAATGGGCTTAAACACACACACCATTAGACTACAAATTCCGGTTATACTAAACTCTAATCTATGCTCCTATAACATTACCTGTTGGTGCTCCATAAGGATTGTTATTGTAGTAGTGCATGTGGTTGACCTGAGgggactttttcttcttcttcttgcaacAGATGCAAATACATACTAGAAGTATAAGCAAAAGCCCTGCTCCTACAAGAACTCCAATAATCAATCCAATGTTGGCTTGTGGATGATGTTTCCCTGATAACAATGAGTCTAAATCTCCACTACTCCGAGGTGGGCTACTTGACCGAGGCGGTGAAGGTGAGCCACCGTCACCGGTAGTTCTGTTCCCTGAAGATGGTTGTAACGGAGTGAAACTATCTCTGTTATTACCACCATTGTTTCTGTTACGGTCATCATTGGCACCACCAGGAGAAGGAGGAGTTGGTCTATCTAAAGGCGGTGATTGGTTCGACGGTGTTTGTGGTGGTGCCTGCGGCGTTACCGGAGTTGAGCCTTCAGGTGAAGGTGGAGCAGGAGGAGTCTCTGGAGTTTTCGGTGGCGGATTAGCTACAACCGGCGGCGATGGAGGAGGTGTGGTTTCCTGACTCGGCGGTGCAGGCGggggtgaagaagaagctgagccATCGTCTTTATTTGGCGGAGGAGCAGAATCGGATGACGGTGGAGGTAAAGAAGGTGGTGAAGGCGGCGATGAACCATCTGACGGTGATGTCCCATTTGTTGAAGGCGGTGTGCCATTTGAGGTTTCAGGAGCAGGAGGTGAATCCACCGGCGATTCCGCCATTGTTTGTCTCTGTTTTTGTCGGTGAAGGGTTTCTCAACGGTTGAGAAACCTTCTCCCCGGTGATCCTAGACGCAACAGCCTTGTTTCTcaagcaaaaaccaaaatacaCAGAATCAAAACCTTAACGCAATAGAAACAGAATCTGGAGAATACCTGATGAACAAGGTTAGAAAGAGAATGAAAGGGAGAGAGAAATTGTAGAAACAGCTTGAAGAAATAGGCTTTCTCCTATGAAGGAGGAGACATCATCTGTTCTGACAAAATGATAACACTTTTACTATAATTAGGGCAAAGCGTGTCTCTTCTCTTACCATATATCATCTATATTTGCTCTTTCAAGAAAAAACCGTAGTCTCTCTCTAATTTGGCCTCTACTACTTTTGCATGTGTGCCGTTTGAAGTTTGGACCATATCGGTTTTTAGGATTTGAAAATAATCCAACCGGGTTTCAATTGGGGTTATACTCTTATGCGTAGAGGGAAAAGGCGGGAGTTGTTAACTCATTACGTTTGTATCAGCTCTGTGATCTAAAAATCCCTATGAAAGAGATCTTGTCGAAGAAACAAGAACCTGAATTTTATTATCGGACACTCTTAATACATGTAGGCTTTTGGGTATAACCATAATCCATAAAACATTCCCACGACCTTTTGCGGAATCATATATCTCTGTTCAACGTTACAATTCATTAAAGTTCAAAGTAACCATAAGAACACATTCACATATCTCCGAAAGTTTCATTTGACAGTTACATTTAACATTAATTGATGGGTCTAAACCCCCTAACTAACTTCTCAATATCACCATCACCTACGTACGTCCGACAAATATCCAGAAAATAAACCAAGCTCAAAGGTTGAAGCCGCAAAAGGTGGGATAATGTACCTTGGCTTAGAAACAGAACATCAAGAAGAGCTACCCCGCAAATCTGAACACTATCATGTAGGACCACTAAACCGAAGAAACATTGTTTGAACCTGGAGATGGGTCTGAGCTTCCGGCCATTGTTGTACCAGCAGCAAAAGAACCAGGAATAGTGAAACCTGGAGGAGGCCTTGGCATTGGTGGGCGGGGAAATGCCATGCCCAAGGGAGGCCTTGGACCTACATTAGCAAAATTTGCAGCGATTCGGTTTGTTGGTAACGATGCTTTTGAGGACATTGAAGGTGGGACACCTAGTCGAGCTGCTATGATCTGAGCCCTTTCATGATATAGCCGTTGCCTTGACCTTTCTAATTGCTCTCTTACCCTCATTGTCAAGCTTTCAGCTTCATTGAAGATAGATAGCTTTGCTTCTAGTTTATGTAACTGCTTAGatacagaataaaaaaaaaacctcattaTTACGTTACAACTCTGAACAATAAAGCACCAAAACAGAATCTAACCTGCATACACATGAACCATGTCTTACCTGCTTCTCTATCAATGATCCAGAAAGTTGTCTGATatgatcttcttcttgctttgcAAGATTCTTTGCCTTTACTGCTGCGGCTGAGATAGCGGAGATAGCTGCGCGCTTAAGCTTCTGGATGTTATGTTTGTCTTTTGTCCCTTCACAAAcatccttctccttctttccttctttctttggaATTTCACCTGCAAAACAGCATTTAGACAATAAACCAATAAGATATACAAGAATCATGCCGTACAGGTAAAGTTTTTATGtgtagagagagagggagagagagagaaccagCTGTTCCATTTTCCGTTGCAGAAGCTGATCCAATGGGCTGCTGAACAACAGACGTGTCTGGAGTACTAAGAACATCCTTTGCACCCTCCTCCTTCGCCTGTTGAACCTCCTCTCCTACTGTTTCGACCACATCTTGAGGATCCTTCTCTGACTGTAATGTATCTTTCATCTCCACATCTTTTGATGCTTCTGGCTGAGAAGCATCATCTGCCGCTGACTGGGAGACAGTTGCTTGAGAGGCGTCTTTATTTTCACTACAAAGCTTATTCCCATCCTTCAAAGGTTCTTGAAGCTCCTTCCCTGAACATTTGTCCTGTGATTGACATATTACATCCGCTGGTTTCTCTGAACTGTCAGTTGTGACTGGCTTACTAGATCTTTTTTCTTGTACGGCATCTGGTTTTGTAGTAGAATTTTCAGTTCGAGAACCAGGTTGCTTTTCTTCAGAGACTGAATTCTGATCTTCTTTACCTGTGTCAGTATCTGGCATTTCCCTATCATCTGAATTCAAGGAGACGTCTTCTGCTTTCTGGATTTTTTCTTCTGGTTGCTCATCTTTATGGACATTTTCATCATTATCCTCTGCATCCGCACTGCAAATGTCTTGCTAGTTttagattaagaaaaaacaacCCATATCTCCAAAAGATTGAGAGcagaacaaaaatatagaatgttGAGAAAGATCGTCGTATAACTGCGAAACCTTTTAGATTCAGTTGAATCCTTCTTGTTGTCTGGTGGGTCTTCTAGAATGTAACAATGTCTTGTAGCAAGCAACAGTCCCGAATTACTCTGAAGAGATTTTATGGAAGCCCGGGCTGACGCAGTAGCAACATCAGATCCTGCCAATCGCACCAGAAAGGCTgcctacaaaaataaaaagcctTGCAAGATCAGAAAGGAAAGAGGGTGCGTTTGTAAATTAAGAAGAATCTTAGTCCCCATGAATGCAAAGTTCCTGTGTTACATAAAATACTTACCAGTCCCATGACAGGGTTTCCTAAATCAGCAAAGGAGAACGAGGCTTCAGGTGTGGAGGAATAACCAACATCTTCAAAAGCTTCAGCAAGAGATTTCAGAGCAATGTTTTCGTCAGTTTCCTCTTGACATCTTTCATCAGTGACGGTTTCTAGTTTGGGTGTTTTCTGGTCTGCTTCCACTTCAttagtttcttcttcaggtttggAAGATTCCTGAGAGACTTTTCCTTCATTGTCAACTTCTGGTTCTGGAACTTCTTTCATagtctcatcttcatcaacacGTGTCTTATTCTCTGCCTCTTCAGGTGTATCTTTTGGAACAGATTTATCATCTTTAGACACAGCTAAATCTGTCGTGTCTTTTGTGCTTGGATCTTTGTGGTCAATTTGATCAAGAAAAGCATCCTCAATTGGCATTTGAAGAAAATGAAGCATACAttgagcttttgtttttgtagcaACATGCTCTGCAATCTCATTCCAATTTTCCTTGAAGATTTCTAAAGcttcaaggagaagaagagtctcTTGATCAGTCCACTTCCCACTACCAACGCCAGGGGCCTCAGCAGGctccattagtatgaaatcagAAGATGACATATCTGAGCTGAACTTGCCACTGTTAAAGCATTCCGTACATAAGTCAAAATCTGCCTGTCAAAAACTCAGTATTAgcatttaagttttaaataaaacGATTAtagaaaataccaaaaagaacGCAGTAATATCCATTTCTATTGATGAAATGAGAATAAGTAGAGAGATAAAACACCTGTTTCGGGCAATGGTAGCGCTTGCGAGAGCAATCAGCTGAACAAGAATTGCAGTGATATTCGACTGCTGGACCCTCTTGTTTCAGCAATTCATCAGTAGCCACCGGATCTGGAAACAACCCTGAAGGTGTAGCTTGTGCTGTGAGACGAGGCTTGTGGACAATAGGAGGGCAAGCCTCATCAGCTTGAAATCGATATAAACTGTTAAGCAGTGACTCCTTATCCTCTAAATCATCATGATCAGGAGCCGTAGAACCAGTATCTGCTGGTGGAAATGGGTGGAAATTGATTAAGCCCCAGTAGTCCAAGAATTCCATCACCTCTTGCTTTGCGTCAGAGTCTCCAACCTCGAGTTCTGTTAAGTCTTTTAGTTCTATTTGTATGTTCGGATTGGAATGAAACTTCCTCATGATCCAATCCCGTATTTCCATATATACCTCAGAAGTGCGACCTTCCAACTTGCCATTAAAGAAAGAGGGCAATGAACGCTCCTCAAGCGGGTGAATTTTTTCCCATGAAAACCAACCTtcaaaagaatttgaagaaCAGGAACCCAAATTACAGACTACTCAAAATGGGATAGTGAAAAGTtgtgtaaaaattaaacaacaccAACAACTCAAAATCTAAACTTAAGATATCATATTACTTTCTAACTCAACATTACCACAAGATAAGGACTAGGAGCATCAGTTCATAGCCTGGGGCTCTTCAATGGAGACTCTACATGATAAAAATGAGCATCCACATTCTACTTCAATCCCGAATGCATCAAACCCATTATATACATTCACAGTGAGAGGAGTTCCAGAACCAAAATCTAACCAAATCTCTCCCAATTTCCAAAATGACTACCTCAAATTCTTTACTTGGCCTACTTTGGGAAAGTCTATCCAcataaagtttcaaaatttgctAAGCAAAACAGTGACAAATGTGAAAAAGATGAATAATTTGGTTACAgtctcaaccaaaaaaaaaaaaacaggaagaagtagaagaacacgAACCGCAATGATTAGGCACCACATGAACATTACAGTCACGA from the Camelina sativa cultivar DH55 chromosome 12, Cs, whole genome shotgun sequence genome contains:
- the LOC104729776 gene encoding proline-rich receptor-like protein kinase PERK5; protein product: MAESPVDSPPAPETSNGTPPSTNGTSPSDGSSPPSPPSLPPPSSDSAPPPNKDDGSASSSPPPAPPSQETTPPPSPPVVANPPPKTPETPPAPPSPEGSTPVTPQAPPQTPSNQSPPLDRPTPPSPGGANDDRNRNNGGNNRDSFTPLQPSSGNRTTGDGGSPSPPRSSSPPRSSGDLDSLLSGKHHPQANIGLIIGVLVGAGLLLILLVCICICCKKKKKKSPQVNHMHYYNNNPYGAPTGNGGYYKGTPQDHVVNMAAQGGGNWGPKQPLYGPHSGNSNLTGPSATPSPQAATLGHNQSTFTYDELSIATEGFAQSNLLGQGGFGYVHKGVLPSGKEVAVKSLKLGSGQGEREFQAEVDIISRVHHRHLVSLVGYCISGGQRLLVYEFIPNNTLEFHLHGKGRPVLEWSTRVKIALGSARGLAYLHEDCHPRIIHRDIKAANILLDFSFETKVADFGLAKLSQDNYTHVSTRVMGTFGYLAPEYASSGKLSDKSDVFSFGVMLLELITGRPPVDLTGEMEDSLVDWARPLCLKAAQDGDYSQLADLRLELNYDQQEMARMASCAAAAIRHSARRRPKMSQIVRALEGDMSMEDLSEGTRPGQSTYLSPGSVSSEYDASSYSADMKKFKKLALESKEYQSSEYGGTSEYGLNPSTSSSEDMNRGSMKRNPQL
- the LOC104729777 gene encoding SWI/SNF complex subunit SWI3D, which encodes MEEKRRDSAGTLASGGSTGDTPASEPMPATRRRGGGLKRKANALGGSNFSSSTPSKRMLTREKAMLASFSPVHNGPLTRARQAPSNLVSAADGVKSELLNVAVGTDGGEKPKEEEELNKAIREWEALEAKIEADFDAIRSRDCNVHVVPNHCGWFSWEKIHPLEERSLPSFFNGKLEGRTSEVYMEIRDWIMRKFHSNPNIQIELKDLTELEVGDSDAKQEVMEFLDYWGLINFHPFPPADTGSTAPDHDDLEDKESLLNSLYRFQADEACPPIVHKPRLTAQATPSGLFPDPVATDELLKQEGPAVEYHCNSCSADCSRKRYHCPKQADFDLCTECFNSGKFSSDMSSSDFILMEPAEAPGVGSGKWTDQETLLLLEALEIFKENWNEIAEHVATKTKAQCMLHFLQMPIEDAFLDQIDHKDPSTKDTTDLAVSKDDKSVPKDTPEEAENKTRVDEDETMKEVPEPEVDNEGKVSQESSKPEEETNEVEADQKTPKLETVTDERCQEETDENIALKSLAEAFEDVGYSSTPEASFSFADLGNPVMGLAAFLVRLAGSDVATASARASIKSLQSNSGLLLATRHCYILEDPPDNKKDSTESKSADAEDNDENVHKDEQPEEKIQKAEDVSLNSDDREMPDTDTGKEDQNSVSEEKQPGSRTENSTTKPDAVQEKRSSKPVTTDSSEKPADVICQSQDKCSGKELQEPLKDGNKLCSENKDASQATVSQSAADDASQPEASKDVEMKDTLQSEKDPQDVVETVGEEVQQAKEEGAKDVLSTPDTSVVQQPIGSASATENGTAGEIPKKEGKKEKDVCEGTKDKHNIQKLKRAAISAISAAAVKAKNLAKQEEDHIRQLSGSLIEKQLHKLEAKLSIFNEAESLTMRVREQLERSRQRLYHERAQIIAARLGVPPSMSSKASLPTNRIAANFANVGPRPPLGMAFPRPPMPRPPPGFTIPGSFAAGTTMAGSSDPSPGSNNVSSV